From the Nonlabens marinus S1-08 genome, one window contains:
- a CDS encoding T9SS type A sorting domain-containing protein, producing MKILLLSLLLGVYAFPVDALPLLDRNPKMTLVSQKPEKMTLLANPIKDGVLKLSFTNVQSENINVVVINSIGKKVYTAERSLNKQTQIFDISSLASGIYFLRVNTDRSNFVKKLIIQ from the coding sequence ATGAAAATACTTTTACTCTCTTTACTTTTAGGTGTTTATGCATTTCCTGTAGATGCCTTACCACTTTTGGATAGAAATCCGAAGATGACTCTAGTTTCCCAGAAGCCAGAAAAGATGACCTTACTCGCTAATCCTATTAAGGATGGTGTGTTAAAACTGTCTTTTACTAACGTGCAAAGCGAGAACATCAACGTGGTGGTGATCAATTCCATAGGGAAGAAAGTCTATACGGCAGAGCGTAGTTTGAATAAACAAACTCAAATTTTTGATATTTCCAGTCTTGCTTCTGGCATTTACTTTTTGCGTGTAAATACAGACCGTTCCAACTTTGTCAAGAAGTTGATTATCCAATAA
- the trmD gene encoding tRNA (guanosine(37)-N1)-methyltransferase TrmD, with amino-acid sequence MRIDIITVLPELIESPFQASILKRAVEKGIVEVHLHDLRKYGLNKYNQIDDYQYGGGAGMVMMIEPIDKMIAKLKADRDYDEVIYMTPDGETLNQGIANQLSMKGNIIILCGHYKGVDQRVRDLLVTREISIGDYVLSGGELGAAVLCDAIIRLIPGVISDETSALTDSFQDGLLAPPVYTRPAEYKGSSVPEILLSGNLPKIDKWREDQAYARTKNRRPDLLTDH; translated from the coding sequence GTGAGAATAGACATTATCACTGTACTACCAGAATTAATAGAAAGCCCTTTCCAGGCATCTATTTTGAAGCGGGCAGTTGAAAAAGGGATTGTAGAAGTGCACTTGCACGATTTGAGGAAGTACGGATTGAATAAATACAACCAGATTGATGATTATCAATATGGTGGTGGCGCAGGAATGGTGATGATGATTGAGCCCATTGACAAGATGATTGCAAAGTTGAAAGCTGATCGTGATTATGACGAGGTGATTTATATGACCCCAGATGGGGAAACCTTAAATCAAGGAATTGCCAATCAATTATCCATGAAGGGAAATATCATTATCCTTTGTGGGCATTATAAAGGAGTGGATCAGCGTGTCAGGGATTTGTTAGTCACCAGAGAGATCTCCATAGGCGATTATGTATTGAGTGGTGGAGAGCTGGGAGCTGCGGTATTGTGCGATGCTATCATACGATTGATCCCAGGAGTTATTAGCGATGAGACCAGCGCACTGACAGATAGTTTTCAGGATGGATTGCTAGCACCGCCAGTTTATACAAGACCTGCGGAGTATAAAGGAAGTTCAGTTCCTGAGATTCTTTTAAGTGGGAACCTCCCTAAGATTGACAAGTGGCGTGAAGATCAGGCTTATGCACGTACAAAAAACAGAAGACCAGATCTTTTAACCGACCATTAA
- the rplS gene encoding 50S ribosomal protein L19 — MTDLVKFVQDEFIEKKDFPKFGAGDTITVYYEIKEGEKSRTQFFRGVVLQVRGSGATKTFTIRKMSGNVGVERIFPFNLPAIQKIEMNKAGSVRRKRIFYFRELTGKKARIKEARRK, encoded by the coding sequence ATGACTGATTTAGTAAAATTTGTTCAGGACGAGTTTATCGAGAAGAAAGACTTTCCAAAATTTGGCGCTGGTGACACAATCACAGTGTACTATGAAATTAAAGAAGGTGAAAAGAGCCGTACACAGTTCTTCCGTGGTGTAGTACTACAGGTAAGAGGTTCTGGTGCTACAAAAACCTTTACTATTCGCAAGATGAGTGGTAATGTAGGTGTAGAGCGTATCTTCCCTTTCAACCTTCCAGCGATCCAGAAGATCGAAATGAACAAAGCAGGTAGTGTACGTAGAAAACGTATCTTCTACTTTAGAGAACTTACTGGTAAGAAAGCTCGTATCAAAGAAGCTCGTAGAAAATAA
- the mnmA gene encoding tRNA 2-thiouridine(34) synthase MnmA, translating to MAKVVIGLSGGVDSSVAAHLLKEQGHEVIGLFMKNWHDDTVTISDECPWLEDSNDAMLVADKLGIPFQTVDLSEQYKERIVNYMFDEYARGRTPNPDVLCNREIKFDVFMDIALDLGADFVATGHYCQKKTTTENGQTIHHLIAGADPGKDQSYFLCQVSQEQLAKTLFPIGHLQKSEVREVAASQDLITAGKKDSQGLCFIGKVRLPDFLQQQLQPKTGNIIEIPAHLSVSRMSELSTEDEVFSLSRKRTYLESEGTLKGQHQGAHYFTRGQRRGLNVGGTPEPLFIIETDVESNTIFVGQGKDHAGLYRRGLFIKPDEVHWIRTDLKLEVGETMPVMGRIRYRQQLEPATLYQRADGLYMVFDDPQSAISPGQFAAWYKDEECLGSGVIA from the coding sequence ATGGCAAAAGTAGTAATAGGACTTTCTGGTGGTGTAGATTCTAGTGTAGCTGCGCATCTATTGAAAGAGCAAGGGCATGAAGTCATCGGGCTGTTCATGAAAAACTGGCATGATGATACCGTGACCATTAGTGATGAATGTCCCTGGCTGGAAGATTCTAATGATGCCATGCTGGTAGCAGATAAACTAGGAATTCCTTTCCAGACGGTAGATTTGAGTGAACAATATAAGGAGCGTATTGTCAACTATATGTTTGATGAATATGCCCGTGGACGTACTCCTAATCCAGATGTCCTGTGCAATCGAGAAATCAAATTTGATGTCTTTATGGACATTGCCTTGGATTTAGGTGCTGACTTTGTAGCAACTGGACACTACTGTCAAAAGAAAACCACTACTGAAAATGGTCAAACGATTCATCATTTGATCGCAGGTGCCGATCCAGGAAAAGACCAAAGCTATTTTTTGTGCCAAGTTTCTCAAGAGCAATTAGCCAAAACCCTTTTTCCCATAGGGCATTTACAAAAATCTGAAGTGCGGGAAGTCGCTGCATCTCAAGATCTAATTACTGCAGGGAAAAAAGACAGTCAAGGATTGTGTTTCATAGGTAAAGTGCGATTGCCTGATTTTCTTCAGCAGCAACTTCAGCCTAAAACAGGAAATATTATTGAGATTCCAGCTCACCTGAGTGTTTCAAGAATGTCAGAATTGAGTACGGAGGATGAGGTTTTTTCGCTTTCGCGAAAGCGAACTTATCTAGAGTCTGAAGGAACTTTAAAAGGTCAGCATCAAGGCGCTCATTATTTTACACGTGGCCAGCGCCGTGGCCTCAATGTGGGGGGAACTCCAGAGCCTTTGTTCATCATCGAGACAGATGTTGAATCCAATACTATTTTTGTAGGTCAAGGGAAAGATCATGCCGGCTTATACCGCCGTGGGCTCTTCATTAAACCCGATGAAGTGCACTGGATTCGTACAGATTTGAAATTAGAGGTAGGAGAAACAATGCCCGTGATGGGACGTATACGTTATCGTCAACAATTGGAGCCAGCCACGCTGTATCAACGTGCTGACGGTCTTTATATGGTTTTTGACGACCCACAAAGTGCGATCTCTCCAGGTCAGTTTGCAGCTTGGTATAAAGACGAGGAGTGTTTAGGTTCAGGTGTAATTGCTTAA
- a CDS encoding S8 family peptidase, with product MIRIALLGIMILVSTSLVAQDLNAWVYFKDKANTSTYLQNPGSMLTQRALERKQRHNISIDDRDVPVNQEYVAGIQRQPGISYRTQSKWFNCAHVTGTFENLQQLESLDYVQQVVYSDPSKNATTSSFNKFQEDILLPANYGNTRNQIEMIGLDELHNQGHTGSGIIIAVTDSGFPNVDTNRAFATIRTESRILGGYDFVAGNDSYFGDHFHGARVLSIMAGQVSNGDDQYVGTAPDASYYLFRTEDDASETPVEMSYWVAAAERADSLGVDVVNVSLGYLGFDNPSESLNYEDMNGSSFISRGATVATEKGMLIVTSAGNSGNSTFHPWIAAPADAPGVFAIGAVTPSSSKSSFSSIGPTRDGRIRPSVAAQGSATQLVEESGELKSGSGTSYSGPIIAGAMACLIQAYPQLSVAELIEAVQQTGTQSVSPDNQLGYGIPNFGNAFRTLSQQEITTVSDFKYYVKDKVLYIFSAPGESEYPFQLFNLQGQLILETQMEQEDTVDLSQFSSGLYLFRSHGQSVAHKISL from the coding sequence ATGATACGAATCGCACTGCTAGGGATAATGATATTGGTTTCTACCAGCCTAGTAGCGCAAGATTTGAATGCATGGGTTTATTTTAAGGATAAAGCAAATACCTCAACCTATCTTCAAAATCCAGGAAGCATGCTTACCCAGCGTGCTTTAGAAAGGAAACAGCGTCACAATATTTCCATTGATGACAGGGATGTCCCAGTGAATCAAGAGTATGTTGCTGGTATACAACGGCAGCCTGGAATAAGTTACCGTACTCAATCTAAGTGGTTCAATTGTGCTCATGTTACAGGGACGTTCGAGAATCTTCAACAACTAGAATCTTTAGATTACGTGCAGCAGGTGGTGTATTCTGACCCTAGTAAAAATGCTACGACAAGCAGTTTCAACAAATTTCAGGAAGATATTTTACTGCCTGCAAATTATGGGAATACTAGAAATCAGATAGAAATGATAGGTCTGGATGAGTTACACAATCAAGGCCATACAGGAAGCGGAATTATAATAGCAGTAACCGATAGTGGGTTTCCAAATGTGGATACAAATCGTGCTTTTGCCACAATTAGAACTGAAAGCCGAATCTTAGGCGGCTATGATTTTGTAGCAGGAAATGACAGCTATTTTGGCGATCACTTTCATGGTGCCCGAGTGTTGAGTATCATGGCAGGCCAAGTCAGTAATGGCGATGATCAATACGTTGGAACAGCTCCAGATGCCAGTTATTATTTATTCCGTACGGAAGATGATGCTAGTGAAACACCTGTTGAAATGAGCTACTGGGTGGCCGCTGCAGAGCGTGCTGATTCCCTGGGTGTTGATGTGGTAAATGTTTCTTTAGGCTATTTGGGATTTGATAATCCATCCGAAAGCTTGAACTATGAGGACATGAATGGTTCCTCCTTCATTTCTAGAGGAGCGACTGTTGCGACAGAAAAAGGTATGCTAATCGTTACAAGCGCTGGTAATTCTGGCAATAGTACTTTTCATCCATGGATTGCTGCACCCGCAGATGCTCCTGGTGTTTTTGCAATTGGAGCAGTTACTCCCTCAAGTAGTAAATCGAGTTTTTCCAGCATAGGTCCTACTAGGGATGGTCGCATTCGGCCTAGTGTCGCAGCACAAGGATCTGCTACCCAGCTGGTGGAAGAGTCTGGCGAGCTTAAATCAGGTAGTGGCACCAGTTATAGCGGCCCAATTATCGCCGGCGCCATGGCTTGTTTAATTCAAGCCTACCCACAATTATCTGTTGCAGAATTAATTGAAGCGGTACAGCAGACTGGAACTCAATCGGTAAGCCCAGACAACCAATTAGGTTACGGTATTCCAAATTTTGGAAATGCATTTAGAACCTTATCCCAACAAGAAATAACGACAGTATCAGACTTCAAATATTATGTAAAGGATAAGGTGCTGTATATTTTTTCCGCTCCAGGCGAAAGCGAATATCCTTTCCAGCTTTTCAACTTGCAAGGGCAATTAATACTTGAAACACAAATGGAGCAAGAAGATACGGTGGATTTAAGCCAATTCTCTAGCGGGCTCTACCTCTTTAGAAGTCATGGGCAGTCCGTGGCACATAAAATCTCATTATAA
- a CDS encoding fasciclin domain-containing protein, whose product MRSFIFKVFLLIGFISVFTGCVDEDDNSNVINGPTALDFLVDSPNHSILIEALTRTQLEQNIDNSGSFTLFAPTDAAFNVFLQANGFGSVNAIPEDELRTLLLYHLQSEVRLVDQFNSQYYKTQASIDTSQMDAFVSLTSNALQINNRATVTLPDNRVSNGVVHVVDQVLELPSVVTLLAANPNFSNLVTALNQEGLSIVLADNADASAPFTVFAPSNAGFTALIVFDPNDNLNNFQDVLNQNNLDDKLLYHILGSQRLRLEDFESGVTINPLGTGNFAIDTTAGFTILDGSGTTTNLVATNITAFNGVIHQLDFVLRQN is encoded by the coding sequence ATGAGGAGTTTCATATTTAAAGTTTTCTTACTAATCGGTTTTATTTCTGTTTTCACAGGTTGTGTGGATGAAGATGACAATAGTAATGTGATCAATGGCCCCACGGCATTGGATTTTCTTGTTGACAGTCCTAATCACTCGATTCTTATTGAAGCTCTCACAAGAACACAACTGGAACAAAATATTGATAATTCTGGCAGTTTTACCTTGTTTGCTCCTACTGACGCAGCGTTTAACGTATTCCTTCAAGCAAATGGTTTTGGCAGTGTGAATGCAATTCCAGAAGATGAATTGCGAACCTTATTATTATACCATCTGCAATCTGAAGTCCGGCTGGTTGATCAATTCAATTCGCAATACTATAAAACCCAAGCCTCCATAGATACAAGTCAAATGGATGCGTTTGTGAGTCTAACCTCAAATGCGCTACAGATAAACAATAGAGCCACGGTAACATTGCCTGATAATAGAGTAAGTAATGGTGTGGTTCACGTTGTAGATCAAGTTCTAGAATTACCTAGTGTGGTCACCTTACTCGCTGCCAATCCTAATTTCTCAAATCTGGTGACAGCATTGAATCAAGAAGGCTTAAGTATCGTTCTGGCTGATAATGCAGATGCGTCTGCCCCATTTACTGTTTTTGCCCCCAGCAATGCGGGATTCACTGCACTGATCGTATTTGACCCTAATGATAATTTGAATAATTTTCAAGATGTCTTGAATCAAAATAACCTAGACGATAAATTACTCTACCACATTTTAGGCAGTCAACGATTGCGACTAGAAGATTTTGAAAGTGGGGTTACTATTAACCCTTTGGGCACAGGAAATTTTGCTATAGACACTACCGCTGGTTTTACTATTCTAGACGGTTCTGGAACGACGACTAACCTTGTAGCCACTAATATTACAGCCTTCAATGGTGTGATTCACCAACTGGATTTTGTACTGAGACAAAACTAA